From one Haloferax marinisediminis genomic stretch:
- a CDS encoding DUF5812 family protein produces MTESERTGTFLVTAADEQSAVLRDVESGQVHTLSSNPGVSEEEAVRGTVAPDPPMNVSWQLVEVESRWTVSIERSSESPTTNSRTIASENPEGQLVTQERAGIGEIHILSVPEDLTEQAVEDILDDREGLLSRAARLEVNRVEIRSGPGVVAVRYMP; encoded by the coding sequence ATGACCGAGTCCGAACGAACGGGAACGTTCCTCGTGACGGCCGCCGACGAACAGTCGGCAGTCCTTCGAGACGTCGAATCCGGGCAGGTACACACGCTCTCTTCGAACCCCGGCGTCTCCGAAGAAGAGGCCGTCCGTGGCACTGTCGCTCCCGACCCGCCGATGAACGTCTCGTGGCAACTCGTCGAAGTCGAGTCACGCTGGACCGTCTCGATAGAACGCTCGTCTGAGTCGCCGACGACGAACTCCCGAACCATCGCCAGCGAGAATCCCGAGGGACAACTCGTCACACAAGAGCGAGCAGGAATCGGCGAGATTCACATCCTGTCGGTGCCCGAAGACCTGACGGAACAGGCTGTCGAAGACATCCTCGACGACCGCGAAGGACTACTCTCGCGGGCGGCACGACTCGAAGTCAACCGCGTCGAGATTCGGTCCGGACCGGGCGTCGTCGCGGTTCGATACATGCCCTAA
- the secF gene encoding protein translocase subunit SecF: protein MVEFTVPEVDYTRYTNRQLAAVPLAVLAVALLVIGGWYVATGAPVDPGVDFTGGTELRIATDAPQSEVSAAFDTSPESIRAVAADGTYVLTFQSGSATTTELEQQAEAAGYEVRSIDAVSANFGADTQLLALGGVAVAFVGMSVLVFAMFRTFVPSIAVVISAFSDIVIPVALMNILGIELSLGTVAALLMLIGYSVDSDILLNNHVLRRSGDFYESTYRAMRTGVTMTLTSIAAMIVMTITATLFGIQLLAAIGTVLVFGLTADLMNTYLLNVSLLRWWKYEGVAR from the coding sequence ATGGTCGAGTTTACGGTACCGGAGGTAGACTACACCCGGTACACGAATCGCCAACTCGCGGCCGTCCCCCTCGCGGTTCTCGCGGTGGCCTTGTTGGTCATCGGAGGGTGGTACGTCGCGACTGGTGCACCGGTAGACCCGGGCGTCGATTTCACCGGTGGCACCGAACTCCGTATCGCAACGGATGCCCCGCAAAGCGAAGTCAGCGCGGCCTTCGATACCTCTCCTGAGTCGATTCGCGCCGTCGCCGCAGACGGGACGTACGTGTTGACGTTCCAGTCCGGTAGCGCGACGACGACGGAACTCGAACAACAAGCCGAGGCCGCGGGCTACGAAGTCCGCTCTATCGACGCCGTGTCCGCGAACTTCGGCGCCGACACGCAACTGCTCGCCCTCGGTGGCGTCGCCGTCGCATTCGTCGGCATGAGTGTCCTCGTGTTCGCGATGTTCCGGACGTTCGTCCCCTCCATCGCCGTCGTCATCTCGGCGTTCTCCGACATCGTCATCCCGGTGGCGCTGATGAACATCCTCGGCATCGAACTGTCGCTCGGAACCGTCGCAGCACTGCTGATGCTCATCGGGTACTCCGTCGACTCGGACATCCTCCTGAACAACCACGTCCTCCGGCGCTCCGGTGACTTCTACGAGTCGACCTACCGCGCCATGCGCACTGGTGTGACCATGACGCTCACGTCCATCGCGGCGATGATCGTCATGACCATCACGGCGACGCTGTTCGGCATTCAACTGCTCGCAGCGATTGGGACCGTCCTCGTGTTCGGTCTCACCGCCGACCTGATGAACACCTACCTGCTCAACGTGTCGCTCCTTCGCTGGTGGAAGTACGAGGGGGTGGCCCGATGA
- the secD gene encoding preprotein translocase subunit SecD, with product MSTLRDNWRVILLVIAILVSTFALFSPTVGSQPAIGEDDSMTNLKFGLQLDGGTRIRAPLVGVTAEDVEFNGDSERVVEQQVAAQLPTADAADIIARQGAEGNTVEATIENVTTDDLSTALDAAGYAHGEVRDGVTETTRTETVRVLESKINEAGLSGGTVQQVTTATGEHFILVEVPNRDRQDVIDLVGERGTVQIDIYYPTTQNGTRVYETQEAVLSQADFTSIGTAQEPQTGGGAFVPVSVRDQPAQDFQEAVVDTGLAQQGGTRCTYMDDPNTTDGCLLLVVNGEVVNSFGMSPGLADGMRSGEWANAPSFQLQTRNTSEAQEIAINLRAGALPAKLDLSGQDGGTSSYISPSQGESFKTDSLFTGIIAVLAVAGVVFLRYGKPEVALPMIVTGLSEVYVLLGFAAAIGYPLDLSVIAGFIAVIGTGVDDLIIIADEVMAEGSVKSRKVFQSRFRRAFWIIGAAAATTIIAMSPLAILSLGDLQGFAIFTILGVIVGVLVTRPAYGDILRLLLTEDR from the coding sequence ATGAGCACGCTCCGTGACAACTGGCGAGTTATCCTGCTCGTCATCGCCATCCTCGTCTCGACGTTCGCCCTGTTCTCACCGACTGTGGGGTCCCAACCCGCCATCGGTGAAGACGACAGTATGACCAACCTCAAGTTCGGCCTCCAACTCGACGGCGGGACGCGCATCCGCGCACCACTCGTCGGTGTCACGGCCGAAGACGTCGAGTTCAACGGTGACTCCGAGCGCGTGGTCGAACAACAGGTCGCCGCGCAGTTGCCCACCGCAGACGCCGCGGACATCATTGCCCGGCAGGGTGCCGAGGGCAACACGGTCGAAGCGACCATCGAAAACGTCACGACCGACGACTTGAGCACCGCGCTCGACGCCGCTGGGTACGCCCACGGAGAGGTGAGAGACGGCGTCACCGAGACGACCCGGACCGAGACGGTTCGCGTCCTCGAGTCGAAGATTAACGAGGCCGGTCTCTCCGGCGGGACGGTCCAGCAAGTGACGACGGCGACGGGTGAACACTTCATCCTCGTCGAGGTGCCGAACCGCGACCGACAGGACGTCATCGACCTCGTCGGGGAACGCGGAACCGTCCAAATCGACATCTACTACCCGACGACGCAGAACGGAACGCGAGTGTACGAGACGCAGGAAGCAGTCCTCTCGCAGGCCGACTTCACGTCTATCGGGACGGCACAGGAACCACAGACGGGCGGCGGTGCGTTCGTCCCCGTCTCGGTTCGTGACCAGCCCGCACAAGACTTCCAGGAAGCGGTCGTCGACACCGGCCTCGCCCAGCAGGGTGGGACGCGGTGTACCTACATGGACGACCCCAACACGACCGATGGCTGTCTACTCCTCGTCGTCAACGGTGAAGTCGTCAACTCCTTCGGAATGAGCCCTGGCCTCGCCGACGGCATGCGCTCCGGTGAGTGGGCCAACGCACCGAGCTTCCAACTGCAGACGCGCAACACGTCCGAAGCACAGGAGATTGCCATCAACCTCCGTGCCGGTGCGCTCCCTGCGAAACTCGACCTCTCGGGACAGGACGGCGGCACCTCGTCGTACATCTCCCCAAGTCAGGGTGAGAGCTTCAAGACGGACTCCCTCTTTACGGGTATCATCGCCGTCCTCGCCGTCGCTGGCGTCGTCTTCCTCCGCTACGGCAAACCGGAAGTCGCGCTGCCGATGATCGTGACGGGGCTCTCCGAGGTGTACGTCCTCCTCGGCTTCGCCGCGGCAATCGGCTACCCGCTCGACCTCTCGGTCATCGCCGGGTTCATCGCCGTCATCGGGACCGGTGTGGACGACCTCATCATCATCGCCGACGAGGTGATGGCCGAAGGCTCGGTCAAGTCGCGAAAGGTCTTCCAGTCGCGCTTCCGCCGTGCCTTCTGGATTATCGGCGCTGCCGCCGCGACGACCATCATCGCGATGAGCCCGCTCGCCATCCTCTCGCTCGGCGACCTGCAGGGCTTCGCCATCTTCACCATCCTCGGTGTCATCGTCGGTGTCCTCGTCACCCGCCCGGCCTACGGTGACATCCTCCGACTCCTCCTGACTGAGGACCGCTGA
- a CDS encoding DUF7511 domain-containing protein has protein sequence MEDTPLRHDDTDAVPTTTTEVEGRRTSQTTDLEYMAIVAPYDDAPDECTIFPAGLSEDELLTTWISAQEGSYVSLDEMA, from the coding sequence ATGGAAGATACTCCACTTCGACACGACGACACGGACGCTGTACCGACGACGACGACGGAGGTCGAGGGACGACGGACATCCCAGACGACCGACCTGGAGTATATGGCAATCGTCGCGCCGTACGACGACGCACCGGACGAGTGCACCATCTTCCCCGCTGGCCTCTCCGAAGACGAACTGCTGACGACGTGGATTTCCGCACAAGAAGGCTCGTACGTCTCGCTCGACGAGATGGCGTAG
- the rnhB gene encoding ribonuclease HII has protein sequence MRIGVDEAGKGPVLGPMVAAAVRADPETLPDGIADSKRLSPTRREELAAELRDRDDISVGVAFIEPSTIDDPETDMNLLTVRAQVEAAAEVATDGDELVCDAGDVSESRFGRRVRDGVADAGVSVEVHAQHRADDEHAIVGAASIVAKVERDRRVDDIAEEYGEVGSGYPSDQTTRDFLREFVREHGILPDCARKSWSTCADLLAAHEQASLGDF, from the coding sequence ATGCGAATCGGCGTCGACGAGGCCGGAAAGGGACCCGTCTTGGGTCCGATGGTCGCCGCAGCGGTCCGGGCAGACCCGGAGACGCTGCCCGATGGAATCGCCGACTCGAAACGACTCTCCCCCACTCGCCGTGAGGAACTCGCTGCGGAACTGCGAGACCGAGACGACATCTCGGTCGGCGTCGCGTTTATCGAACCCTCGACCATCGACGACCCCGAGACAGACATGAATCTGCTCACGGTCCGGGCGCAGGTCGAAGCCGCCGCCGAAGTCGCCACCGACGGCGACGAACTCGTCTGTGACGCGGGCGACGTGAGCGAGTCTCGATTCGGGCGACGCGTCCGCGACGGAGTCGCCGATGCCGGAGTATCGGTCGAGGTTCACGCGCAGCACCGTGCCGACGACGAACACGCAATCGTCGGGGCGGCGAGTATCGTCGCAAAAGTCGAACGTGACCGGCGCGTCGACGACATTGCCGAGGAGTACGGCGAAGTCGGCAGTGGCTATCCGAGCGACCAGACGACCCGCGACTTCTTACGCGAGTTCGTCCGCGAACACGGGATTCTCCCGGACTGTGCCCGAAAGTCGTGGTCGACGTGCGCCGACCTCTTGGCCGCGCACGAACAGGCGTCGCTCGGGGACTTCTGA
- a CDS encoding alpha/beta fold hydrolase, whose amino-acid sequence MNRTVTRMAAAGVGLLLGAAGIALARWKRKRLADLAAGSDLLTTDRGVVEVARRGSGYPVLVLHGDPGGYDQGLHLGSELFGSDVELIAPSRPGYLRTPLDGNESFEDQAALLVALLDELDVEQALVVGLSGGGPTALQLAADYPDRVSGVVLVSAVTNDLDERLFDIDNPFVDPLLTSTPVLDVRSGLFVALGRFAPDTLVAMLHDEVSALEGAALAAYVESIVTNPRYLEQSLDFVPTMLPVSARIDGTLNDERLFRALPNVAYGTIECPTLVLHGKFDESVPFDHAEFVVDALPNVELVGLDADHLVWIGSGHERAREAVQAFTELVTASGEPMTS is encoded by the coding sequence ATGAATCGAACCGTGACGCGAATGGCCGCTGCGGGTGTGGGCCTCCTCCTCGGTGCAGCGGGCATCGCACTCGCGCGCTGGAAGCGGAAGCGACTCGCGGACCTCGCGGCGGGCAGCGACCTCCTCACGACCGACCGAGGTGTCGTCGAAGTCGCGCGACGGGGGTCGGGCTATCCGGTGCTCGTCCTCCACGGCGACCCGGGCGGGTACGACCAAGGCCTACACCTCGGGTCCGAACTCTTCGGGAGCGACGTCGAACTCATCGCACCCTCGCGCCCGGGGTATCTGCGGACACCACTCGACGGTAATGAGTCGTTCGAGGACCAGGCGGCACTGCTCGTGGCGTTGCTCGACGAACTCGACGTAGAGCAGGCACTCGTCGTGGGTCTCTCGGGTGGGGGGCCGACCGCACTCCAACTCGCAGCCGACTATCCCGACCGAGTGTCAGGAGTCGTTCTCGTGTCGGCCGTCACCAACGACCTCGACGAGCGACTGTTCGACATCGACAATCCATTCGTCGACCCACTTCTCACCTCCACGCCGGTACTCGACGTTCGCTCCGGTCTGTTCGTCGCACTCGGTCGGTTTGCACCCGATACTCTCGTCGCGATGCTCCACGACGAAGTTTCGGCACTGGAGGGAGCAGCACTCGCCGCGTACGTCGAATCCATCGTAACGAACCCACGGTATCTGGAGCAGTCCCTCGACTTCGTCCCGACCATGCTCCCGGTGAGTGCACGCATCGACGGAACACTCAACGACGAACGGTTGTTCCGTGCGTTACCGAACGTCGCATACGGGACCATCGAGTGCCCGACTCTCGTTCTCCACGGTAAGTTCGACGAGTCTGTCCCGTTCGACCACGCGGAGTTCGTCGTGGATGCGTTGCCAAACGTCGAACTCGTCGGTCTGGATGCCGACCACCTCGTCTGGATTGGCTCCGGTCACGAGCGGGCCCGTGAGGCGGTTCAGGCGTTCACCGAATTGGTCACTGCGTCGGGCGAACCGATGACATCCTAA
- a CDS encoding tRNA pseudouridine(54/55) synthase Pus10 translates to MSILEDARALAESGPVCDACLGRAFAERSFGLTNAERGKSLRIAAALDEDEPYEPVETEACWVCEGECARFDEWAERCAASIDDVEVETYQVGTRAPPLVEENEILLREGAGLPEDAGELFKSEFNREVGKRVGRLTGTEVDFTRPDVQFLLDIERDIVETQLNSAFVYGRYRKLERDIPQTEWPCRDCDGSGYKGKEPCDYCGGSGYLYEHSVEGFVAPIVMDVMDGVEAKFHGAGREDVDALMLGTGRPFVVEIMEPRRRNVDVEQLEGDVNAMAEGAIEVEGLRLATYDMVERVKKLDASKQYRAAVEFDDDVAGEDLQAALEELTGATIEQYTPHRVDHRRASLTRTRHVYDATGELEDARHGTVEIHGEGGLYIKELVSGDEGRTNPSLAGLLDTGAVVTALDVIAVEGEDEPFEDDEFFKD, encoded by the coding sequence ATGAGTATCCTCGAAGACGCCCGCGCACTCGCCGAGAGCGGGCCTGTCTGCGACGCCTGTCTCGGCCGGGCCTTCGCCGAACGGAGTTTCGGGTTGACGAACGCCGAACGAGGCAAGTCGCTCCGAATCGCCGCCGCACTCGACGAAGACGAACCGTACGAACCCGTCGAGACCGAGGCCTGCTGGGTTTGCGAAGGGGAGTGTGCACGCTTCGACGAGTGGGCCGAGCGCTGTGCCGCATCCATCGACGACGTCGAAGTCGAGACGTATCAGGTCGGAACTCGCGCGCCACCACTCGTCGAAGAGAACGAGATACTGCTCCGCGAAGGCGCTGGCCTGCCCGAAGACGCCGGCGAACTGTTCAAATCCGAGTTCAACCGCGAAGTCGGCAAGCGCGTCGGCCGCCTCACCGGCACCGAGGTCGACTTCACGCGCCCGGACGTGCAGTTCCTCCTCGACATCGAGCGAGACATCGTCGAGACACAACTCAACTCGGCGTTCGTCTACGGTCGCTACCGCAAACTCGAACGCGACATCCCGCAGACCGAGTGGCCCTGCCGCGACTGCGACGGCTCCGGATACAAAGGCAAAGAGCCCTGTGACTACTGTGGTGGGTCTGGCTATCTCTACGAACACAGCGTCGAAGGCTTCGTCGCACCCATCGTGATGGACGTGATGGACGGCGTCGAGGCGAAGTTCCACGGTGCAGGCCGCGAAGACGTCGACGCCCTGATGCTCGGGACGGGCCGGCCGTTCGTGGTCGAAATCATGGAACCCCGTCGCCGAAACGTCGACGTGGAACAACTCGAAGGCGACGTGAACGCGATGGCCGAGGGCGCAATCGAAGTCGAGGGACTTCGTCTCGCTACCTACGACATGGTCGAGCGCGTGAAGAAACTCGACGCGAGCAAGCAGTACCGCGCGGCCGTCGAGTTCGACGACGACGTGGCGGGCGAGGACTTGCAGGCCGCACTGGAAGAACTCACCGGTGCGACCATCGAGCAGTACACGCCGCACCGCGTCGACCACCGCCGGGCGAGTCTCACGCGGACGCGACACGTCTACGACGCCACCGGCGAACTCGAAGACGCCCGCCATGGGACTGTCGAGATTCACGGCGAAGGCGGACTCTACATCAAAGAACTCGTCTCCGGTGACGAAGGCCGGACGAACCCGAGTCTCGCTGGACTCCTCGACACCGGCGCAGTCGTCACTGCGCTCGACGTGATTGCGGTCGAAGGCGAAGACGAACCGTTCGAGGACGACGAATTCTTCAAAGACTGA
- a CDS encoding DMT family transporter, giving the protein MSIGTQTHRNLALFATLAVLWGTSFMAIEVGLEVLPPALFAALRYDVAGAVLFIYGLLAAEDWRPRGRDEWVVVGIGGTLLIGAHFALLFSGQRYVTSGVAAIVLSTSPILTPLFAWSMLPDERLDAGGFVGVFLGLVGTVVIALSSGSVGGQLAGVVLLFLAAVSWAFGTVLVKRLPGNPPVVPMQSWMMLLGAGLLHVVSPVLGEPGLTTVAWSPLVVAALLFLAVLCSAAGFIIYFVLLDRIGAIEINLVSYAVPIVAALSGWAFLGEQIGSATVAGFVFILSGFALMKRRALAPFVYGLCVRTGVVALRLVGDHDPASTHDSAPADD; this is encoded by the coding sequence GTGTCTATCGGAACGCAAACACATCGAAACCTCGCACTGTTCGCTACCCTCGCAGTTCTCTGGGGAACCTCGTTCATGGCTATCGAAGTCGGACTGGAGGTGCTTCCGCCGGCACTCTTCGCTGCACTTCGGTACGACGTGGCCGGCGCTGTCCTCTTCATCTACGGTCTGCTCGCCGCCGAAGACTGGCGTCCACGCGGCCGCGACGAATGGGTCGTCGTCGGCATCGGCGGCACGCTCCTCATCGGGGCACACTTCGCGCTGCTCTTTTCGGGCCAGCGGTACGTCACGAGCGGCGTCGCGGCCATCGTTCTCAGCACCTCTCCGATTCTCACGCCCCTGTTCGCGTGGTCGATGCTTCCCGACGAGCGACTCGATGCCGGCGGATTCGTCGGCGTCTTCTTAGGTCTCGTCGGGACCGTCGTCATCGCCCTCTCGTCGGGGTCGGTCGGCGGTCAGCTCGCCGGTGTCGTCTTACTCTTTCTCGCGGCCGTGAGTTGGGCCTTCGGTACCGTTCTCGTCAAACGGCTCCCCGGAAACCCACCTGTTGTCCCGATGCAGTCGTGGATGATGCTCCTCGGGGCGGGACTGCTCCACGTCGTCAGTCCCGTCCTCGGCGAACCGGGACTGACGACCGTCGCGTGGTCGCCACTCGTCGTCGCCGCGTTGCTCTTCCTCGCCGTCCTCTGCAGCGCCGCCGGGTTCATCATCTACTTCGTCCTCCTGGACCGCATCGGTGCCATCGAAATCAACCTCGTGAGCTACGCCGTGCCCATCGTCGCCGCGCTCAGTGGATGGGCGTTCCTCGGTGAGCAGATTGGGTCTGCGACGGTCGCTGGCTTCGTCTTCATCCTCTCCGGCTTCGCGCTGATGAAGCGGCGGGCGCTCGCACCGTTCGTGTACGGGCTCTGTGTCCGTACCGGCGTCGTCGCGCTCCGACTGGTCGGTGACCACGACCCCGCTTCGACTCACGACTCCGCGCCTGCGGACGACTGA
- a CDS encoding DUF4112 domain-containing protein has protein sequence MNDSTLQYSGKRSYEPDAVVDFDDRIPEETLERLRTVSHYLDNAIEIPGTNYRIGLDPILGLIPGVGDTTASALSAYILVEAAMLGAPRATLARMFGNVIVDTVFGSLPVVGDVFDVAWKANARNVRLLEDRFGELSNEGVEADRRLVLAAVAIITVLLVGLGIAVTLGALWLLSQFGLF, from the coding sequence GTGAACGATTCGACGCTACAGTACTCGGGGAAGCGCTCGTACGAGCCCGATGCAGTGGTCGACTTCGACGACCGTATCCCCGAAGAGACGCTGGAGCGACTCCGCACCGTGAGTCACTACCTCGACAACGCCATCGAGATTCCGGGGACGAACTACCGCATCGGCCTCGACCCGATTCTCGGTCTCATCCCGGGCGTCGGAGATACGACTGCGTCGGCACTGTCGGCGTACATCCTCGTCGAAGCGGCGATGCTCGGCGCCCCCCGTGCGACACTCGCGAGAATGTTTGGCAACGTCATCGTCGACACCGTCTTCGGGTCGCTCCCCGTCGTCGGCGACGTGTTCGACGTCGCGTGGAAGGCGAACGCACGGAACGTCCGGCTCCTCGAAGACCGCTTCGGCGAGTTGTCGAACGAAGGTGTCGAGGCAGACCGGCGTCTCGTCCTCGCCGCTGTCGCCATCATCACGGTCCTCTTGGTCGGACTCGGTATCGCCGTCACGCTCGGTGCGCTGTGGCTACTCAGTCAGTTTGGCCTCTTCTAA
- the aceB gene encoding malate synthase AceB: MTERRHEREFVRTFFTSPTAIEGEEDSAKMIRRAAQLRGMQAPDVWVPDNEDATAPSMRDEGVENIIEVVSEHGAEFPGEIHPRMVWHRDSPATRYQGFQHMLEIASSDTGAIEHIDGFVIPEVGDIDDWKKADEFFTIIENECGLEEGSLAMSVIIESGESELAMGKLRDEMGKATNNLERLFLFVDGEVDYTKDMRAMTPTGELPSWPELRHNTSRGASANGCIAIDGPYDDIRDVEGYHERMTENQAKGMLGIWSLTPGQVVEANQSPLPPKTGSWLLDVDGEQVELDSEDGVEVYDGDRVSLEETDGGYELRVGNDTRTLDEDELHEELLKLTSYVPSMDDIVDSMEEFEAAKEAGRGAIAMERSATLRIGGTEFDISTDRMWDEATYQAAMTPISLFQDVYENRPDQHDELNERYGAGVVERAMEVGL; this comes from the coding sequence ATGACTGAACGAAGACACGAAAGAGAGTTCGTCCGAACGTTCTTCACCTCGCCGACGGCCATCGAAGGCGAAGAAGACTCCGCGAAGATGATTCGACGAGCGGCCCAACTTCGGGGGATGCAGGCCCCTGACGTGTGGGTCCCGGACAACGAAGACGCGACGGCCCCCTCGATGCGCGACGAAGGTGTCGAGAACATCATCGAAGTCGTCTCCGAACACGGTGCGGAGTTCCCCGGCGAGATTCACCCGCGGATGGTCTGGCACCGTGACAGCCCCGCGACGCGGTATCAGGGCTTCCAGCACATGCTAGAGATTGCGAGTTCGGACACCGGCGCAATCGAACACATCGACGGGTTCGTCATCCCCGAAGTCGGCGACATCGACGACTGGAAGAAGGCCGACGAGTTCTTCACGATTATCGAGAACGAGTGCGGTCTCGAAGAGGGGAGTCTCGCCATGTCCGTCATCATCGAGAGCGGGGAGTCCGAACTCGCGATGGGGAAACTCCGCGACGAGATGGGCAAAGCCACGAACAACCTCGAACGGTTGTTCCTCTTCGTCGACGGAGAAGTGGACTACACGAAGGACATGCGCGCGATGACGCCGACCGGTGAGCTTCCCTCGTGGCCCGAACTGCGCCACAACACCTCCCGCGGTGCCAGCGCGAACGGGTGTATCGCAATCGACGGTCCGTACGACGACATCCGCGACGTGGAAGGCTACCACGAGCGGATGACGGAAAATCAGGCGAAGGGGATGCTCGGCATCTGGTCGCTGACGCCCGGACAGGTCGTCGAAGCGAACCAGTCGCCGCTCCCGCCGAAGACCGGCAGTTGGCTCCTCGACGTCGACGGTGAACAGGTCGAGCTCGACTCCGAAGACGGCGTGGAAGTGTACGACGGTGACCGTGTGTCGCTCGAAGAAACCGATGGTGGATACGAACTCCGCGTCGGTAACGACACCCGAACGCTCGACGAGGACGAACTGCACGAAGAACTCCTCAAACTGACTTCGTACGTCCCGAGCATGGACGACATCGTCGACTCCATGGAGGAGTTCGAGGCTGCCAAGGAGGCCGGACGTGGAGCCATCGCTATGGAGCGGTCTGCGACACTCCGCATCGGCGGAACCGAATTCGACATCTCCACCGACCGGATGTGGGACGAAGCGACCTATCAGGCCGCGATGACGCCCATCAGCCTGTTCCAAGACGTCTACGAGAACCGTCCGGACCAGCACGACGAACTGAACGAACGCTACGGCGCAGGCGTCGTCGAACGCGCGATGGAGGTCGGTCTCTAA
- the aceA gene encoding isocitrate lyase, producing the protein MNPTELDSDVFTRDIDNPKARELREMLNTQDFVFAPGMYHALDARLAEMTGHDAAYMSGYSTVLGQFGFPDLEMVTMTEMVENAKRMVEATNLPIIADCDTGYGGIHNVRRAVREYEKAGVAAVHIEDQTSPKRCGHIAGKQIVSREKARSRFEAAVDAKQSEDTVIIARTDAYGSSNGDWDEHLERGRIYADAGVDLVWPEMPNPSREDAVNYAETIHETHPDLKLAFNYSSSFAWSQEEDPLTFQELGDLGYKYIFITLFGLHSGAHAVYEDFKKLAEQDEEGQFDLEQRYLGHPTESHHELSFVSRFQDIETQFDPEARRRIEESAGFSEDQADPITSNDD; encoded by the coding sequence ATGAACCCGACCGAACTCGACAGCGACGTCTTTACCCGCGATATCGACAACCCGAAAGCCCGCGAACTCCGGGAGATGCTGAACACGCAAGACTTCGTGTTCGCCCCCGGCATGTACCACGCACTGGACGCCCGTCTCGCCGAGATGACCGGCCACGACGCCGCGTACATGTCCGGCTACTCGACGGTTCTCGGCCAGTTCGGCTTCCCGGATCTCGAGATGGTGACGATGACCGAAATGGTCGAAAACGCCAAGCGAATGGTCGAGGCGACGAACCTCCCAATCATCGCCGACTGTGACACGGGATACGGTGGTATCCACAACGTGCGCCGTGCCGTCCGCGAGTACGAGAAGGCCGGTGTCGCCGCGGTTCACATCGAAGACCAGACCTCGCCGAAGCGGTGTGGCCACATCGCCGGCAAGCAAATCGTCTCCCGCGAGAAAGCCCGGTCACGCTTCGAGGCTGCCGTCGACGCAAAGCAGTCGGAGGATACGGTCATCATCGCCCGTACCGACGCCTACGGCTCGTCCAACGGCGACTGGGACGAACACCTCGAACGCGGCCGCATCTACGCCGACGCAGGTGTCGACCTCGTCTGGCCGGAGATGCCCAACCCGAGCCGAGAGGACGCTGTCAACTACGCCGAGACGATTCACGAGACCCATCCCGACCTGAAGCTCGCCTTCAACTACTCGTCGTCGTTCGCGTGGTCCCAAGAAGAAGACCCACTCACGTTCCAGGAGCTGGGTGACCTCGGCTACAAGTACATCTTCATCACGCTGTTCGGCCTCCACTCGGGCGCACACGCCGTCTACGAGGACTTCAAGAAACTCGCCGAACAGGACGAAGAGGGACAGTTCGACCTCGAACAGCGCTACCTCGGCCACCCGACCGAGAGCCACCACGAGCTCTCGTTCGTCTCGCGCTTCCAAGATATCGAGACGCAGTTCGACCCCGAGGCCCGCCGTCGCATCGAGGAGTCCGCTGGGTTCAGCGAAGACCAGGCTGACCCCATCACCTCGAACGACGACTAG